One window of the Perca flavescens isolate YP-PL-M2 chromosome 5, PFLA_1.0, whole genome shotgun sequence genome contains the following:
- the rimoc1 gene encoding RAB7A-interacting MON1-CCZ1 complex subunit 1 isoform X2, with the protein MSVLLIHPSHLGLLAWMYYKNIDDDYLQNASAILDKLKSYYRQGGESSNLSKVLQDYTQVILDITFYEENKLVDQEFPEDCSPFKIQQLLQDLTEPEVLAGRLAPAQEVQSVLGLELLECLYWRRGALLYMYCHTLHQRKQWIKKNKDTFLKCIQEGVRYLMRMLQVRNSVKLNDGVVLHDTATASFLSEGIFSDTHLLTMMYIGEMCFWAVKYEDCSADTMDRKEDRLQFRDIGTQILNKYVLACEGPLQGQGWNTENAKEILSILQ; encoded by the exons ATgtccgttctcttaatacatccatcaCATTTAGGGTTATtggcatggatgtattataagaatATTG ATGATGACTATTTACAGAATGCGTCTGCCATACTAGACAAGTTGAAAAGCTATTACAGGCAAGGAGGGGAGAGTAGCAACCTTTCCAAGGTGCTTCAGGATTACACACAG GTGATCCTAGACATCACATTTTATGAAGAGAATAAACTGGTGGACCAGGAGTTCCCTGAGGACTGCTCACCATTTAAAATCCAGCAGCTCCTGCAAGACCTGACCGAGCCAGAAGTTTTGGCAGGGAGGCTAGCACCAGCACAagaa GTGCAGTCTGTTTTGGGCCTAGAGCTGTTGGAATGCCTCTATTGGAGACGTGGAGCTCTGCTGTACATGTACTGCCACACCCTTCATCAACGAAAACAGTGGATTAAGAAAAACAAGGACACATTCCTTAAG TGTATTCAGGAAGGGGTGCGCTACCTAATGCGGATGCTGCAGGTGAGAAACTCTGTGAAGCTCAACGATGGGGTGGTGCTTCATGACACTGCTACAGCAAGCTTCCTATCTGAAG GCATCTtctcagacacacacctgtTGACAATGATGTACATCGGGGAAATGTGTTTCTGGGCAGTCAAGTATGAGGACTGCAGCGCTGACACTATGGATCGCAAAGAAGATCGCCTCCAGTTTCGGGACATTGGCACACAGATCCTCAACAAATACGTGCTTGCATGTGAGGGCCCTCTGCAGGGCCAGGGCTGGAACACCGAGAATGCCAAGGAAATCCTTAGTATTTTACAGTGA
- the fbxo4 gene encoding F-box only protein 4, whose product MAGKIQQLNQSVVIRSLRRFRERYFSNIGKVVKDYLTRDVDTGEEPLPGFLDSLPVDLQFRIMTLLSPADICCLGATSRYWRAMVRDPLLWRYFLLRDMPYWPSIDHVSMPQLELLDAPLINEDESLDDREEGDDKVMELKFDYMSEYLKSCPSCRQQWLPSRPSYEVVTSFLQSLVPSSEPRYAMFGPGMEQLDVSLVTRLMHAPDVLPVSGTPHRQINGIGSGISYIFNNQHKLNILTLYSTNRAEREIARVQQQSISNKLFSFEGSDDSGYPVYSPAPQVQQVCQVVDGFIYVANAEPGRGEGDSEGAQIRAVLSSAEGSASRPLLVLSCVSREEPEEVRITSLQNFTSRNRARCRTPCVDVANRLSLPQLANPWMVQDTVAESLSGLLDGISWLLRCSGVKLYGS is encoded by the exons ATGGCAGGAAAGATCCAGCAGCTCAACCAGTCGGTTGTGATCCGCAGCCTCAGGCGGTTCAGAGAGAGATACTTTTCAAACATTGGCAAAGTTGTCAAAGACTACTTGACACGGGATGTAGACACGGGAGAAGAGCCACTACCGGGATTTCTGGATAGTTTACCG GTGGACTTACAGTTCCGGATCATGACCCTTCTGTCTCCTGCGGATATCTGCTGCCTTGGAGCCACCAGTCGGTACTGGAGGGCCATGGTTAGAGATCCATTACTGTGGAGATACTTCCTGCTCAGGGACATGCCATACTGGCCCTCCATTGATCATGTGAGCATGCCCCAGCTGGAGTTGTTGGATGCACCACTAATCAATGAAGATGAGAGCCTGGATGATAGAGAAGAGGGGGATGACAAAGTGATGGAATTGAAATTTGACTACATGTCAGA atACCTGAAAAGCTGTCCATCTTGCAGACAACAATGGCTTCCTTCGCGGCCGTCATATGAGGTTGTGACCTCATTTCTTCAGTCTCTGGTGCCCTCATCTGAACCACGTTATGCCATGTTTGGCCCTGGCATGGAGCAGCTGGATGTCTCTTTAGTCACAAGGCTCATGCATGCCCCAGATGTGCTTCCTGTGTCAGGCACTCCTCACAGACAGATAAATG GTATCGGCTCAGGGATCAGTTACATATTCAACAACCAACACAAATTGAATATCCTGACGCTGTACTCAACCAATAG GGCCGAGAGGGAAATAGCCAGAGTGCAGCAGCAGAGCATCAGTAATAAACTGTTTAGCTTTGAAGGATCAGATGACTCAGGCTATCCAGTCTACAGCCCTGCTCCTCAGGTCCAGCAAGTGTGCCAGGTGGTGGATGGTTTCATCTATGTAGCCAATGCAGAGCCTGGGAGAG GTGAGGGAGATTCTGAGGGGGCTCAGATTCGGGCTGTGCTGAGCTCTGCCGAGGGTTCAGCATCCAGGCCTCTGCTGGTGCTCTCCTGTGTCTCCAGAGAAGAACCGGAAGAGGTCAGGATAACCAGTCTGCAAAATTTTACCAGCAGAAACCGGGCCAGGTGTCGCACTCCCTGTGTCGACGTAGCAAATAGACTCAGCCTCCCCCAGCTGGCTAACCCCTGGATG GTGCAGGATACCGTAGCCGAATCCCTGTCAGGTCTTCTGGATGGCATTTCATGGTTGCTGAGATGTTCTGGAGTCAAGCTCTATGGTAGCTAG
- the rimoc1 gene encoding RAB7A-interacting MON1-CCZ1 complex subunit 1 isoform X1 gives MADDYRRQGFELERRIFELDIKCSSLRAEKQDDDYLQNASAILDKLKSYYRQGGESSNLSKVLQDYTQVILDITFYEENKLVDQEFPEDCSPFKIQQLLQDLTEPEVLAGRLAPAQEVQSVLGLELLECLYWRRGALLYMYCHTLHQRKQWIKKNKDTFLKCIQEGVRYLMRMLQVRNSVKLNDGVVLHDTATASFLSEGIFSDTHLLTMMYIGEMCFWAVKYEDCSADTMDRKEDRLQFRDIGTQILNKYVLACEGPLQGQGWNTENAKEILSILQ, from the exons ATGGCCGACGACTACAGGCGACAAGGTTTTGAGTTGGAGAGAAGGATATTTGAGTTAGATatcaagtgttccagtctcAGAGCTGAAAAGCAAG ATGATGACTATTTACAGAATGCGTCTGCCATACTAGACAAGTTGAAAAGCTATTACAGGCAAGGAGGGGAGAGTAGCAACCTTTCCAAGGTGCTTCAGGATTACACACAG GTGATCCTAGACATCACATTTTATGAAGAGAATAAACTGGTGGACCAGGAGTTCCCTGAGGACTGCTCACCATTTAAAATCCAGCAGCTCCTGCAAGACCTGACCGAGCCAGAAGTTTTGGCAGGGAGGCTAGCACCAGCACAagaa GTGCAGTCTGTTTTGGGCCTAGAGCTGTTGGAATGCCTCTATTGGAGACGTGGAGCTCTGCTGTACATGTACTGCCACACCCTTCATCAACGAAAACAGTGGATTAAGAAAAACAAGGACACATTCCTTAAG TGTATTCAGGAAGGGGTGCGCTACCTAATGCGGATGCTGCAGGTGAGAAACTCTGTGAAGCTCAACGATGGGGTGGTGCTTCATGACACTGCTACAGCAAGCTTCCTATCTGAAG GCATCTtctcagacacacacctgtTGACAATGATGTACATCGGGGAAATGTGTTTCTGGGCAGTCAAGTATGAGGACTGCAGCGCTGACACTATGGATCGCAAAGAAGATCGCCTCCAGTTTCGGGACATTGGCACACAGATCCTCAACAAATACGTGCTTGCATGTGAGGGCCCTCTGCAGGGCCAGGGCTGGAACACCGAGAATGCCAAGGAAATCCTTAGTATTTTACAGTGA